A region of Candidatus Bathyarchaeia archaeon DNA encodes the following proteins:
- a CDS encoding M28 family peptidase, which translates to MNRLLIKFPLIIFLVFLTFLASIVNVQAPKVSQGFILKTTGDIQNYLSVILDNIDIDAIKSHVEYLSSLETRMTGYPGCEAAANYIYNKFLEFGIDKIGKVYKDSYYQPAPIDYGAKIEILSPVSKSLKIYPLLPNVVAAPSIPGEGLVGRLIYAGSCSLNELNGKPLNGSIILADFNSLQDWIIPFMFGAKAVIFIEPGFTNSYQASLKTLAVPANIPRFYIKKNDALTLLSLNPNEQEVIVKLTSKMVWENRLAYNVIGIINGTVNPEQIIQVWAHYDSTSVVPSVAPGADEATGIAVMLEMARFFSKHRPGRTIMFVALSGHWQCVAGARYHVWKYFWGGDAKKVGAEQTILTMGLDLSTDSEYFAFYFGALPAGYPSLYGVDRHDWYDIREALNPIFYWGKPLEEYRLKEWKEKGLIAEDIRDESLIYYMVKNTGRSYLVSDGMSGMGYGQQGSPTNLFAVPISILYLDTEPAAMAGSVAFSLRTSLSFRSLWGTPLDTIDRVDFTRLRPQAEVAFASVFLYANLEGLENVIPAPKLYWDPVQARGFSVARINVVKYDFLTGRYAPVENAVVLAQISRGFGHTSFSGAGHVISGMTDKNGSLTIYGFRGAHGGTELRYWLEAYVVDPETGNLVCAPDGGRYGARVYDPRVFPDMPEKEYTTAVFECGQIAILGIIDIRDQSSSRIGFIINEIGSHAETLNFGSTGRYAGAAPYNPWAMGAGGTTSEIASPVHVVYVPPNHDVEILVYSGQDLVGVLNNRGEGFNLKLGELLIIPAPMEVVRDLHKLNEERLGIANSYYLFSGNLRAETFHAKARENLMEAELMLSPEVLNYEKAYSDLMFAWSNEYIAYVETRKLYNEAIISFTFFLFLLVPFALFIERLFEHRKGTRRIITIVVVAAAFLAFMAFSHPGMRLASNAVMVIFGSVALIMIVPILFVVLSETKYHLDAMKREILGEHFSRMSKTSAAFLAFSMASSNLKKRPMRSILTLITLIVIVSSLVAFTSAYFYSGMRIAPSGAAPYDGLLLYKRGWTGMPLESLRLLKATVREGGVVVASGFMSPGWAGPTQTEAIRGVGKTYKDAVYRAIWGLMPEAKEIFDFEDALLPGSRWFLPEDIWAAIISDDIHGAGVEIGDRIIVFGNEFTVIGVISREAVFSFQDLNSQGITPIDYVKEAQKAKGGTAISEVPERLAGQYVIIPFKTFLSIGGPIISVSAKISNASLVSYLAETLLEMTGTDIYAGTPSGILIYRKAVAFVWAGLATVIIPLFIGGFIVLNTMLGSVYERTKEIKIYSSVGLSPTHVALIFLSESLVFALLAAVIGYISGLIMILLLQKTGQIPFGVLNYASFFVILSVSVTTIIALSSSLYPALKSSRMVTPSLERKYKLTKPKGDEWIIPLPFIIAGDEELNGFLSYLYEFLSAYKGERIGLFMVSDISLKEEVVRGVRSLSLISTVNLSPYEHGISQTVTLRAVYDASSAKYTFVLEIRRLTGMYTLWMQSNRPFIDSIRKQFLVWRGLKPEEKKRYISKKIFD; encoded by the coding sequence ATGAACAGGCTGCTGATTAAATTCCCTTTAATAATTTTTTTAGTATTTTTAACATTTTTAGCTTCCATAGTTAATGTTCAAGCACCTAAGGTTTCCCAAGGCTTCATTTTGAAAACTACTGGAGACATTCAAAATTACCTCTCGGTAATATTGGATAATATTGATATAGATGCTATTAAGTCACATGTCGAATATCTTTCTAGCCTTGAAACAAGGATGACGGGCTACCCTGGATGTGAGGCAGCTGCAAACTATATATACAATAAATTTTTAGAGTTCGGGATAGATAAAATTGGGAAAGTCTATAAGGATAGTTATTATCAGCCAGCTCCAATAGATTATGGGGCGAAAATCGAAATATTAAGCCCGGTTTCAAAGTCGCTTAAAATATATCCTTTGCTCCCAAATGTTGTTGCAGCTCCCTCAATTCCAGGTGAGGGCTTGGTTGGAAGGCTCATATATGCTGGTTCATGTAGTCTAAATGAGCTTAATGGAAAGCCGCTTAATGGAAGCATAATTTTAGCTGACTTTAACTCCCTTCAAGACTGGATTATACCATTCATGTTTGGCGCTAAAGCGGTGATCTTCATAGAACCAGGCTTCACGAACAGTTACCAAGCCTCGCTGAAAACGCTGGCAGTTCCAGCCAACATACCGAGATTTTATATTAAAAAGAATGATGCTTTGACTCTTCTAAGCCTTAATCCTAATGAACAAGAGGTAATCGTTAAACTGACTTCAAAAATGGTTTGGGAGAATCGCCTTGCATATAATGTTATAGGGATTATAAATGGAACAGTTAACCCAGAGCAAATAATTCAAGTGTGGGCCCACTATGATTCAACCTCAGTGGTTCCATCAGTAGCTCCGGGAGCCGACGAAGCCACTGGCATAGCGGTCATGCTTGAAATGGCTCGTTTCTTCAGTAAACATCGGCCTGGAAGAACAATAATGTTTGTTGCTCTCTCCGGGCATTGGCAGTGTGTTGCCGGGGCAAGATATCACGTTTGGAAATATTTCTGGGGAGGGGATGCAAAGAAAGTCGGGGCTGAGCAAACCATATTAACCATGGGTCTCGATTTATCCACGGATAGCGAATACTTCGCTTTCTATTTTGGCGCCCTTCCCGCTGGGTATCCATCCCTTTATGGTGTCGACAGACATGATTGGTACGATATAAGAGAAGCACTAAACCCAATCTTCTACTGGGGTAAACCGCTCGAAGAATATAGGCTTAAAGAGTGGAAAGAAAAAGGACTTATTGCGGAAGATATCCGTGATGAAAGTCTCATCTACTACATGGTTAAGAATACTGGTAGAAGCTACCTTGTCTCCGACGGCATGTCCGGTATGGGTTATGGTCAGCAAGGCTCCCCAACAAACCTCTTCGCGGTTCCTATCTCAATCCTATATCTCGACACGGAGCCAGCTGCAATGGCTGGCTCCGTAGCCTTCAGCCTCAGAACCAGCTTATCTTTTAGGAGTTTATGGGGAACACCTTTAGACACAATAGATCGAGTTGACTTTACAAGGCTGAGACCTCAAGCCGAAGTTGCATTCGCATCGGTCTTCCTTTACGCCAATTTAGAGGGGCTAGAAAACGTTATACCCGCTCCCAAACTATATTGGGATCCGGTTCAAGCGAGAGGTTTCTCCGTAGCCCGTATTAACGTTGTAAAATACGATTTTCTCACAGGCAGATATGCGCCTGTTGAAAACGCTGTTGTTCTCGCTCAAATTAGCAGAGGATTTGGACACACATCTTTCTCAGGGGCAGGTCATGTTATTTCTGGGATGACCGACAAAAATGGTTCTCTGACGATTTATGGTTTTAGAGGCGCGCATGGTGGCACAGAATTAAGGTATTGGCTCGAAGCCTATGTGGTTGATCCGGAGACTGGCAATCTTGTTTGCGCTCCGGACGGCGGTAGATATGGAGCCAGAGTTTACGATCCACGAGTATTCCCGGACATGCCGGAAAAGGAGTATACAACAGCCGTCTTCGAATGCGGGCAGATAGCTATTCTAGGGATCATAGATATTCGCGATCAAAGCTCCTCAAGGATAGGTTTCATAATCAATGAGATAGGCTCTCACGCCGAAACGCTGAATTTCGGAAGCACCGGCAGATATGCTGGCGCAGCACCATATAATCCATGGGCCATGGGCGCCGGCGGCACAACCTCGGAAATCGCGAGCCCGGTTCACGTAGTGTATGTGCCTCCTAACCATGATGTCGAGATTCTAGTTTACTCGGGTCAGGATTTAGTGGGGGTTCTAAACAACAGGGGGGAGGGCTTCAATCTTAAGTTGGGAGAGCTCTTAATAATCCCAGCTCCTATGGAGGTAGTTAGAGACCTACATAAACTAAATGAGGAACGGCTAGGCATCGCTAACTCATATTATCTTTTTAGTGGGAATTTGAGGGCTGAAACATTCCATGCTAAAGCGCGAGAGAACCTTATGGAAGCTGAACTAATGCTTTCTCCAGAAGTATTAAATTATGAAAAAGCCTATAGCGACCTGATGTTTGCATGGTCGAACGAGTACATCGCCTACGTGGAGACCAGAAAGCTCTATAATGAGGCCATAATCTCCTTCACCTTCTTCCTGTTCCTCTTGGTGCCGTTCGCCCTGTTCATCGAAAGGCTCTTTGAGCATAGGAAGGGAACAAGAAGAATCATAACGATCGTAGTTGTTGCAGCTGCTTTCCTAGCATTTATGGCCTTTTCCCATCCAGGCATGCGGCTCGCCTCAAACGCCGTTATGGTCATATTTGGAAGCGTTGCCCTAATAATGATAGTCCCCATATTGTTTGTGGTGCTTTCCGAGACAAAATATCATTTGGATGCGATGAAACGTGAGATTTTAGGCGAACACTTCTCAAGAATGAGTAAGACCTCAGCTGCTTTTCTAGCTTTCTCTATGGCGTCCTCAAACCTGAAGAAGAGGCCTATGAGAAGCATCCTCACGCTGATAACATTGATTGTCATAGTTTCCTCGCTTGTAGCGTTCACATCCGCCTACTTTTACAGCGGGATGCGGATTGCGCCGAGCGGTGCGGCACCCTATGATGGTTTACTCCTCTATAAACGTGGCTGGACGGGGATGCCGCTAGAAAGCTTAAGACTACTTAAAGCGACTGTTAGAGAAGGTGGTGTTGTCGTTGCAAGCGGCTTCATGTCCCCGGGATGGGCTGGGCCAACCCAGACCGAAGCGATTCGAGGGGTCGGAAAGACGTATAAAGACGCTGTTTATAGGGCAATATGGGGACTAATGCCCGAAGCAAAAGAAATATTCGATTTTGAAGATGCCCTATTGCCCGGTAGCAGATGGTTTCTGCCTGAAGATATATGGGCGGCCATTATAAGCGATGACATACATGGCGCTGGAGTTGAGATTGGCGATAGAATAATAGTCTTCGGAAACGAGTTTACGGTTATAGGTGTAATAAGCCGTGAAGCTGTCTTCTCATTCCAAGACCTAAACAGCCAGGGCATTACTCCAATAGATTACGTTAAGGAGGCCCAGAAGGCTAAAGGTGGCACCGCGATCAGTGAGGTTCCGGAGAGGCTTGCAGGCCAGTACGTGATTATCCCATTTAAGACCTTCCTATCTATAGGTGGGCCGATAATTAGTGTCTCCGCGAAAATCAGTAATGCATCTCTAGTATCCTATTTAGCGGAAACCCTGCTTGAAATGACTGGTACAGATATATATGCTGGGACGCCTAGCGGCATATTAATCTATAGGAAAGCCGTCGCGTTTGTTTGGGCTGGACTAGCAACAGTCATAATTCCGCTATTTATAGGAGGATTCATAGTTCTCAACACCATGTTGGGTTCCGTTTATGAGAGAACTAAAGAGATCAAAATTTATTCATCTGTAGGGCTTTCTCCCACCCATGTAGCCTTAATCTTTCTGTCTGAATCACTGGTCTTCGCGTTGCTTGCCGCAGTAATAGGCTATATATCAGGCCTCATAATGATACTTCTACTTCAGAAGACGGGCCAAATACCCTTCGGAGTCCTTAATTATGCCTCGTTCTTCGTTATACTTTCCGTTTCAGTGACGACAATAATAGCGTTATCTTCCTCACTATATCCTGCGCTAAAATCCTCGAGAATGGTGACGCCATCGCTTGAACGAAAATACAAGTTAACAAAGCCGAAAGGGGATGAATGGATAATACCCTTACCATTTATTATAGCTGGAGACGAAGAACTAAATGGCTTCTTATCCTACCTATACGAGTTTCTGAGCGCATATAAAGGCGAGAGGATAGGGCTTTTCATGGTCAGCGATATATCGCTAAAGGAGGAAGTTGTTAGGGGGGTTAGAAGCCTATCTTTAATCTCAACCGTTAACTTAAGCCCCTATGAGCATGGAATATCGCAGACAGTTACATTGAGAGCGGTATATGATGCGTCAAGCGCTAAATACACGTTTGTTCTAGAGATCAGAAGGCTTACAGGAATGTATACGCTCTGGATGCAGTCAAACAGACCATTCATAGATAGCATAAGGAAGCAGTTCTTAGTTTGGAGAGGGCTAAAGCCGGAAGAGAAGAAACGTTATATATCGAAAAAAATTTTTGATTAA
- a CDS encoding DUF6785 family protein — MGEEKGSKEKVLAGLTPRALLAVIILTIIFTFINAHGYQVTGTALFYNRWPYEWQNGVPIISMGLVFLLIVIMDVLKVKARFTTAELAAVALAGLILSAPITTVNFSYILLTQAGMSAPGNEWAYEYVRKSPWHVPKEAADILRAGPSTAPWDLMMTPLMTWTVTWLLWAFLAFFMACLMRRRIADIEKMPFPYAQPVIQLIEYSKPEPGFTSSKIATSAFIGYRRFWLGVVLGFLAYIFFLPRYWWPWFPAPQTKEYGWYTMWMLNLYGNTPIKTVLPTAHSCFWIDPLVIAVALFIPTDILFTAGWGWFFLSWICSEITWRLGLTPAPPVGGYEDQYSAGWYIVENYRLYWLFESGGLIAIGLFTLIFAGKYLIGTLKAIGKPMPDEAEREPLSYRLSWIGFIVTFIVYIGWLTYIGIPAGVAFLILVYMFFFFMTMIRLKAESGFIHYWHGWPANEYALGYGRLLGLWPPITPENQLGAYMAAGFNSWTFGYISSATLSGVYLEGFKIADASGLRPKHAAATFVLVTIITILFAGIFTVWSAFALGLARLQVRPPWAIGHGVWPANYVRDGVTTIGYWDTPFPEGLTGLHYTIIGIFIYAIIFFLRMRLPWFPINPIGLIMFSGNNIKVATTFWVTWWVKWIILKVGGTPLFEKLVPVIVGIVVGSFLSLLLVVVTGMVFWMPLPI, encoded by the coding sequence ATGGGGGAAGAAAAAGGCTCTAAAGAGAAGGTTCTCGCTGGTCTCACTCCTAGAGCGCTTCTAGCAGTGATTATCTTAACTATAATCTTCACCTTCATTAATGCGCATGGCTATCAAGTAACGGGAACAGCCCTATTCTATAATCGTTGGCCATACGAGTGGCAAAACGGCGTGCCAATAATATCGATGGGGCTAGTCTTCCTTCTCATAGTCATAATGGATGTTCTTAAAGTTAAAGCCAGATTCACAACCGCGGAGCTCGCAGCAGTCGCCCTCGCTGGCCTCATATTATCCGCCCCCATAACGACAGTTAACTTCAGCTATATACTTTTAACTCAAGCAGGCATGTCGGCGCCGGGCAACGAATGGGCCTACGAATATGTACGCAAATCTCCTTGGCATGTTCCAAAAGAAGCTGCTGACATCTTAAGAGCGGGCCCATCCACTGCACCGTGGGATTTAATGATGACGCCGCTAATGACGTGGACTGTAACATGGCTTCTCTGGGCTTTCCTAGCCTTCTTCATGGCATGCTTAATGAGAAGAAGGATCGCCGACATTGAGAAGATGCCTTTCCCATATGCACAGCCAGTAATCCAGCTAATAGAGTATTCTAAGCCTGAGCCGGGCTTCACTTCATCAAAGATTGCGACATCAGCATTCATAGGATATAGACGCTTCTGGCTGGGCGTCGTATTAGGTTTTCTGGCATACATCTTCTTCCTGCCGAGATACTGGTGGCCTTGGTTCCCAGCCCCGCAAACAAAGGAGTACGGATGGTATACGATGTGGATGCTAAATCTTTACGGCAACACCCCGATAAAGACGGTTCTTCCTACGGCTCACAGCTGCTTCTGGATAGATCCATTGGTTATAGCGGTTGCACTCTTCATACCGACCGACATATTATTCACTGCTGGATGGGGCTGGTTCTTCCTCTCATGGATATGTTCAGAAATAACTTGGAGACTAGGATTAACCCCTGCGCCACCGGTTGGCGGATATGAAGACCAGTATTCAGCCGGATGGTATATTGTTGAAAATTACAGGCTATATTGGCTATTTGAATCCGGAGGCTTGATCGCCATAGGCCTGTTCACTCTAATATTTGCGGGCAAGTATTTGATCGGCACATTGAAGGCTATAGGTAAACCTATGCCGGATGAAGCTGAAAGGGAGCCGCTTTCCTATAGGTTGTCATGGATAGGCTTCATAGTTACCTTCATAGTCTACATAGGTTGGCTCACATATATCGGCATACCCGCCGGGGTAGCATTCCTAATATTAGTCTACATGTTCTTCTTCTTCATGACGATGATTAGGCTGAAGGCTGAAAGCGGCTTCATACATTACTGGCATGGATGGCCGGCCAACGAATATGCGCTGGGATATGGACGGCTTCTAGGGTTATGGCCTCCAATAACCCCTGAGAATCAGTTGGGAGCATACATGGCGGCAGGATTCAACAGCTGGACGTTCGGATATATTTCCAGCGCTACGCTTTCGGGGGTTTATCTCGAAGGATTTAAGATTGCTGATGCCTCTGGATTAAGACCAAAGCATGCGGCTGCAACCTTCGTCCTAGTGACGATTATAACAATATTGTTCGCTGGAATATTCACTGTTTGGTCAGCATTCGCCCTCGGCCTAGCGAGACTTCAAGTTAGGCCACCTTGGGCTATCGGTCACGGTGTGTGGCCCGCCAACTACGTTAGAGACGGCGTTACAACTATCGGCTACTGGGATACACCATTCCCAGAAGGCTTAACAGGCCTCCACTACACAATTATAGGAATCTTCATATACGCCATAATCTTCTTCCTGAGAATGAGGCTTCCATGGTTCCCAATAAACCCAATAGGTTTGATAATGTTTAGCGGCAACAACATTAAGGTGGCAACAACCTTCTGGGTGACTTGGTGGGTTAAATGGATAATCCTGAAGGTCGGCGGTACACCATTATTTGAGAAGCTTGTTCCAGTGATAGTTGGCATCGTTGTCGGCTCATTCCTAAGCTTACTATTAGTTGTAGTGACCGGGATGGTATTCTGGATGCCGCTGCCAATCTAG
- a CDS encoding glutamine amidotransferase, with amino-acid sequence MIKVLYVGDAGALAGPYFFASPFIVDLKGFSVHVWAQPLIDALKKSPEIDVKHMAPWDAFRNFPRTVEEMFSYDVIVISDVEAETILFYPEFYTPSEYEKFIVRPNRVKVIKEYVESGGALIMAGSWFTFSGRHGFGGWGKTAIADVLPVEILSGDDRVEAPEGVRVKAVNPQHPVMAGIPWDECPPFLGYNKTKIKRDATLLATIGDGEDPFIAVWDYKKGRVMAFTSDPCPHWGINFVRWEYYPKFWLQAIMWLSKKV; translated from the coding sequence TTGATAAAGGTTTTATATGTTGGAGACGCTGGAGCCTTAGCCGGCCCATACTTTTTTGCCTCGCCGTTCATAGTGGATTTAAAGGGGTTTAGCGTACATGTGTGGGCTCAACCTTTGATTGACGCTCTTAAAAAGAGTCCAGAGATCGACGTGAAGCATATGGCCCCTTGGGATGCTTTTCGGAATTTTCCGAGAACAGTTGAAGAAATGTTCAGCTACGATGTCATAGTGATTAGCGATGTTGAAGCCGAAACTATTCTATTTTACCCCGAGTTTTATACTCCATCAGAGTACGAGAAATTTATTGTTAGGCCTAATAGGGTAAAGGTTATAAAGGAATATGTTGAGTCCGGCGGAGCGTTGATAATGGCTGGAAGCTGGTTCACGTTTTCGGGCAGACATGGATTCGGCGGCTGGGGGAAGACGGCGATCGCCGACGTTCTACCAGTAGAAATCCTTTCAGGCGACGATAGAGTTGAGGCGCCTGAAGGCGTAAGAGTTAAAGCTGTTAACCCTCAACACCCGGTTATGGCTGGCATACCTTGGGACGAGTGCCCGCCGTTTCTAGGATACAATAAGACTAAGATTAAGAGGGATGCAACACTTTTAGCGACAATAGGTGATGGAGAAGACCCCTTTATAGCGGTCTGGGACTATAAGAAGGGGAGAGTTATGGCTTTCACGTCAGATCCATGTCCACATTGGGGCATAAACTTTGTGAGATGGGAATATTATCCAAAGTTCTGGTTGCAGGCAATAATGTGGCTATCTAAAAAGGTTTAA